Sequence from the Leptospira montravelensis genome:
AACAAACTTTCGAGTTTTGGAAAATGTTTTAGCATCTGTGACAGTTGTTGCAGTTGTTGGTTTGGTCATTCACGCAGGTGGACTCAGTAATGTTGTTACTGGCGGAATGTATGATTCTGTCGGACTTGGCTTATAGTTCTAACAGTAACCAATAAAAAATTTATGACTTTGTTTTCTTCTTAATATCAAAAGAGAAGAAACAAGGTCCTTTTATAAAAAATCCAATAAATAGAGTATAACAAAATGAAGAATAAGAAATGTGGCACAGGTAATTGGAAGATAAAAATCTACACTTTGTTTTCTGTTTTTGTTTTCACTTCCAGCCTAAGCCTATACTCAGAAACCAAAAAAGAAAATCAAGTTTTGGATTGGGATAATGGGCGTAAACAGTTCGTTCATAAAAATGTATCGATAGAAGAACTAAACCTCAAATCAAAAACAAATTATATATTGGATCACTTTTCTATCCATTCTGGTTTGGAAGAAACGCCTATGCCAATGAGTCAATTAGAAGGAAATCTAAAATACCTTACTCTTGGATACCAACTTCAAAAAATCGAAGCTAGATGGAAAACAATAACACTCAACTCTGGATCAAAAGATAAAATTACTGAATTTTATCCAAGAGTTGTAGTAAGGGTTAATGCACCTTATGCTTATTCGCCTACAGAATATATTGATTCCAAAGTTTCTCTTAAAAATACGGCATTAACCATTCCCCCATCAGAATTTAATGGTAATTGGCAAAGTGAATTGTGGTTTGCTCCGAAATGGGATATTCCAGTACTCAGCACATTTGCCTTTGAACGTATAATAGATACGGCAGCTTGTCCAGATGCGATCTATCATGAATACACACATTTAATCACCGGGAAATATTTAGGTAATAATGCCATTGGCCGTTCCCTAGCCGAAGGAATATCAGATTATTATGCTGCCTCCTTTTTAGACCATCCAGTCTTATATACACATAAAACATGTGAAGCGGTTAAACGCCAACTCCTAGTTTCAACATTTCGTTTGGACAGGGAAATTGGTATTTATGATTCTTCCATAGAATCAGATTTTAAAAAGGACTTCGCTTTTATTCCTACTTTGTTGTGGTCATACAGGCAAATCGTAGGGACAGATCTTGCGGATGTTACTATATTTCAAGCGATAGAAAAAACAAATGCTGGAGATCGTTTTTTTCCTGAATTTATAAATACTCTTTCGACTTCATTATATAAAGAACTAAAAAAAAGAAATGGGGAACAAGTCGCAACGGATATGGTACAAAAAGTTGAGGATTCCCTTTGGATTCCCCACGGAGTTTATTCAAATTTTAGTAGAAAAAAAATAGTTTTTTCTTATTTTCCCAAAACATCGGTTATAGTTCCAAACTCTGACGAGAAGTCCAGTGAGTTTTGTGGTATAAAAAACGAATTAGAATTCTATTGGAAAGATGTCAAATTAGAAGAACCTACTCTTAGATTTTATTGGAATTGTAATCAGGTGAAAATTCCTTTGGTAATTCAAATTGAACAGTCAAATCCCATCAATTATCTATTACAATCAAACCTACGGTTTATCAATGGAAAATTAAAGTTTGCAAGCCAAAGTGCAGAAAAACCAAACCCAAAGTTATCATTAGAGGATCAAACTTTGTATCTTCAGATGTATCAATATGTAAAGGAAAACTATTTTTATAGGAAAACTATGGAGAAAGAAGTAAGGTTATATTTTGATAGTACTACCGATACCAACCGCATTGAAAATATACGAATGGAATTTGCTTATTTAGGAAATTCTAAAAAACGTTTTCGTTATAGTTTTTCGCCTTTTAATGGCGGGTCCTATTAATTGGAAATACTATATTGTATTCTGCTCCGGCATTCCCTTGAAATTTAAGTTTGCCGGAAAGTTGTGTAGTTAACATATTAACTAAAGTCAAACCAAACCCAAGGTTTTCTGAATTACTCATTTGAGTATCAAATCCTTTTCCATTATCCTTGATGAATAAATGGTAATTATCTTCTTCTTTCCAAACTTTAATTTGAATTTCCAATTCTTTTGATGGATCTCTTGCATATTTGAGACTGTTTGTGAGAAGTTCGTTTGTAATGATACCAACTGCCTGTAATTGTTCGGAAGTAAGTTGTATGCTAATTACATCTGTTTCTAATTTTACCTGATAAGGAAATAACGAAATAATTTCTTGAGATAAAGGAATTAGGTATTCATCTAAACGCAATTCGTGTACAGCTTTTCCGGAATACAATTTATCATAGAGTAGGGACATGGTTTTGATGCGGCTAGTGGCATCTTTAAGAGAGTTTGAAATATGTTCGTTCTCTTGTGCTTTCGCCTGTAAGTCCAAGAGATTGAACAAAATAGTCATATTGTTTTTAATCCTATGATGTACTTCTCGTAATATCATTTCTTTTTCAGAAAGAAGAGATTTTACTTTTTCTTCAGCGATTTTTCTTTCTGTCACATCATGGATGATTGAAAACAATAGATGTCTATTACTTGTTTCGATAGGAGTGGAATACACTTCCACTTGTTTGATTTCTTCGTTTGCCAATTTATGAGGAAAGGAAAAATAACTTCTTTCTTCAGAGAGTGCTCGCATCCGTTCTTGTTTGACTTCTTCTTCGGGAAGCATATTGATATCTGTAATTTTCATCTTAATTAGTATTTCATGTGGGTATCCATAAAATTGAACGGCTGTTTGGTTAGCATCGATAATCTCTCCAGTATTTGGTTCAATGATGAGCATCACAGAAGAGTTCTTTTCAAAAAAATCACGAAACCTTCTTTCGCTTTCCGTTAGTTTCGTTGAGACTATAGATTTTTCTATGGCTATGCTAACTAAATCTGCTGTTTCCGAAATGATAAAGATATCAAACTCACTCGGGCTTGCAATTTCATGGTGGTATATGGCAAAAGTTCCAATGATTTCATTGGTATGAGACTTGATTGGTTCTGACCAACAGGAAAGAAGACCTACACGAAGTGCAATTTCCTTGTAGTTTTTCCATAATGGACTTGTCTCAATATTTTCTACAATCACACGTTTGCCAGTGTATGCTGCTGTTCCACAGGAACCTGTTTCGGGTCCAATCTGGACTCCTTCGATGGCATCGTTGTAAATTTTAGGAAGAGAAGGGGCAGCTCCAATTTTGATTTTGGAATTCTCAATGAGGACAACGGTACAAATCATTGTTGGATTCAGTGTCTCAATCCCAAGGACAATTTCGTTCAGAACCTCATTAAGAGGTGAATTTTTTACAATGAGTTCTAATATTCCGCTCCGGAAACATTCGAAGTCGGCAATTCGTTCTGGATCCAGATTGCGATTTCTTAACTTCACTGATATGCCACCAAGTGTCACTGATCCTCGGTGGGAAAAATAAACATGTCAAGGTAAAATCGCTTACCACAAGTTAGTCTTTCTTTTCTTTAAGAATTCCTCTGGACGAAATCAAATCCTGTTCTAGTTTTAGAAATTAAAACTATGAGTCTCTCCAATATAGAAAAAGTCATTGCCATTGATGGGCCAGCCGGCTCTGGAAAAAGTACACTTGCTCGTATGATCGCCCAAAAAATTGGGTATCTCTACTTAGATTCTGGGGCTTATTACCGAGCACTAACTCTTGCTATATGGGAAAAGTTTTTAGAAACAAAAGAGGATGAGTCTAAGTTTCCATTTTATACAGAGAAATTGGCAGACGCAAGCCTTCTGGATAGAGACGAAGCAGAATTCGGATATTCAGTAGCAAAAATTCCCGTACATTGTGAACTTTCGTCGGCAGGTGAAAATTTAATGTTTCTGGGAGATAGGGACATAAGTCGCGAAATCCGCGATCCGGAGATCACCAAAAAGATCCGTTACATTGCCCCCCGAAGGGCCTTCCGAGAAATTTTAAACCGCCATATCCGAGAATTTGCAAAAAACCATAAATTGGTCATGGATGGTCGTGATATCGGCACAGAAGTATTTCCCAAATCCAAATTTAAATTTTTTCTGACTGCCTCTGTGGAAGTGCGGGCCAAACGCCGATACGAAGAATTAGTTGCAAAGGGTTTCAAAGCCGACCTAAACCACATAAAAGACGAAATTGTGGCCCGGGACGAAAGTGACACCACCCGTACTGTGGCACCCCTGAAGCAGGCTTCCGACGCAATCCTGATTGACACGAGCACCCTCGACACGGAAACTGTCCTAAATACTATCCTGTCCAAGGTTTCGTCCTCTGGGCAAATCTAAGTTTTGTATCCCGGTAAGTAACCATTGAATTCAACCAACCCATCCTCCCCCAAAAATGAGACCACTTCTTCCTTCGGCGAATTATTAGAGAAGTGGGAATCGCAGTCACAAGCACAAGAACAAGAAAACTCCGCAGGTAAAGGTACCCTCATCGAAGGGACTGTCGTTGATGTCATTGGTGATACTGTTTTCCTTGATATCGGAGAAAAATTGGAAGCTCGTGTTTCTCGTGAAGACTTCTCTGAAACGCCAAAACGCGGTGAGAAAGTCAGTGCGATCATTAAAAAGCGGGTCGACGGATACTGTGTCCTCTCCAAAAAAGAAGCGGACCAAAGAGTTGGTTGGGAAACCATCAAAGATGCAAGCCAAAACGGTTATCCTCTTTCCGGTAAAATTGTCGGAGAAGTGAAAAACAAAGGATACCTAGTGGAAAGCGAAGGCATTCAACTTTTCCTTCCTGCCTCTCATGTAGGTGTCAGGTTTAAAGAATCCACTGAAGGTGGAAAAGAGTTTTCATTCAAAATCATTGAACTCAATGAAAAAACAAGAACCGGTGTGGTTTCTCGTAAAACTCTCCTAGACGAAATCAACGGAGAGAAGTGGGAAGAACTCCTCGGCAAAGTAAAGGTTGGGGACAAAGTGAACGGTAAGGTTGTGAAAATTGCCAATTTTGGTGTTTTCCTTTCTGTTTACGAAGTGGTAGGACTTCTCCGCCAAAACGATATTTCTTATAAAAAATTTGCTCCTTTCAAACAATACTTCAACATCGGTGCCGAAGTAGAAGTCGTTGTTTTGGAAGTAGATAAAGAAAATAATAAACTCTCTTTAGGCATCAAACAACTTTACGAAGATCCTTGGATTTGGGCAAAGAAAGAACTCGAAAAAGGAATGGTGGTTCGCGGAATCGTAACTTCTCTTACCAACTTCGGTGCTTTCGTAGAACTCAAAGAAGGTCTCGAAGGCCTCATTCATACTACAGAACTTTCTTGGGCAAAAAAACCACCACATCCAAAAGATGTTTTGAAAAAAGGCCAAGAAGTTGACTCAGAAATTTTAGACATTGATTTCGAAGCTAGACGATTGTCTCTCGGACTCAAACAACTCCTTCCTAACCCTTGGGAAGCTCTCTCTGCTAACGTTCGTGCCGGAAACGTACTCGAAGGTAAAATCACTGGAATCACTAAATATGGTGCTTTCGTTGAAGTAGAAAGTGGAATCGAAGGACTCATTCATATCTCTGACATCACTTGGGATGAAAAAGAAAAGAATCCATTAAACCTCCTTAAAAAAGGTCAATCGGTTCAATACAAAATCCTAGATGTCAACTTAGATGCACAACGAATCAGCTGTGGACTCAAACAACTTTCTGAACATCCATACGAAGCTCTTCGCAAAAAATACCCACCGGGTACACTTGTAGAAGGTCGTGTGAAGTCGATTGTTAGTTTTGGTGTTTTCGTAGAAGTAGAACCAGGTTACGAAGGCCTAGTTCACATCTCTGAAATTCCAGATGGTCGTAACATCAAGTTAGAAGATCTTTACAAAGTGGGCGATTCCGTTCGCACAGTAGTTGTCAAAATCGAACCTAACAACAAAAAGATTTCTCTCTCTATCAAAGACTTTGATAAAGCAGTAGAACGTGAAGAGATGGCGAAATACATGAAGGAAGACAACCAACCTTCACGTGAATCCATCGGTTCATTTATGAATTTAAACCAAAACCGATAGGTCCATGGATAAGTTTCATAAAAAAAACCAAATCGAACATAAAAAACAAGCAGAACTCATCCAAAAGGATGAGTTCGCTGATTTTGAAGGTTCTAAAGCAGAACTCATTTTTTTAAAGTTCACACACTTTTTGGCGCGTAATCGTAAGTCTGTTTTTATAGGTCTTACATCCGCCATTGTTGTGTTAGCTTGTGTGATTGGATTTTTCGAATACCGTGCTTATCTTTTTGAAAAAGAAACGGTAACGCTTGAGGATTTGAAACTCACTCAACAGAAATCGAAAGCTGGTCTTGATGTTCAAATCCAAAGTTTAGAAACTTTTTTACAAAACCAAAGTACAGGTAAAATGGAACTTCGTGTTTGGAAGGATCTTTCTAAACTTTATGCGGAAAAAGGGGAATTTGGCAAAGCTGCTGGATATCTCGAAGATGCTGCAAAAAAAATTGATACACCTAAAGAAATCAAAGCTCTCTATTTTTAT
This genomic interval carries:
- a CDS encoding 30S ribosomal protein S1, producing MNSTNPSSPKNETTSSFGELLEKWESQSQAQEQENSAGKGTLIEGTVVDVIGDTVFLDIGEKLEARVSREDFSETPKRGEKVSAIIKKRVDGYCVLSKKEADQRVGWETIKDASQNGYPLSGKIVGEVKNKGYLVESEGIQLFLPASHVGVRFKESTEGGKEFSFKIIELNEKTRTGVVSRKTLLDEINGEKWEELLGKVKVGDKVNGKVVKIANFGVFLSVYEVVGLLRQNDISYKKFAPFKQYFNIGAEVEVVVLEVDKENNKLSLGIKQLYEDPWIWAKKELEKGMVVRGIVTSLTNFGAFVELKEGLEGLIHTTELSWAKKPPHPKDVLKKGQEVDSEILDIDFEARRLSLGLKQLLPNPWEALSANVRAGNVLEGKITGITKYGAFVEVESGIEGLIHISDITWDEKEKNPLNLLKKGQSVQYKILDVNLDAQRISCGLKQLSEHPYEALRKKYPPGTLVEGRVKSIVSFGVFVEVEPGYEGLVHISEIPDGRNIKLEDLYKVGDSVRTVVVKIEPNNKKISLSIKDFDKAVEREEMAKYMKEDNQPSRESIGSFMNLNQNR
- the cmk gene encoding (d)CMP kinase, encoding MSLSNIEKVIAIDGPAGSGKSTLARMIAQKIGYLYLDSGAYYRALTLAIWEKFLETKEDESKFPFYTEKLADASLLDRDEAEFGYSVAKIPVHCELSSAGENLMFLGDRDISREIRDPEITKKIRYIAPRRAFREILNRHIREFAKNHKLVMDGRDIGTEVFPKSKFKFFLTASVEVRAKRRYEELVAKGFKADLNHIKDEIVARDESDTTRTVAPLKQASDAILIDTSTLDTETVLNTILSKVSSSGQI
- a CDS encoding histidine kinase dimerization/phosphoacceptor domain -containing protein, which gives rise to MKLRNRNLDPERIADFECFRSGILELIVKNSPLNEVLNEIVLGIETLNPTMICTVVLIENSKIKIGAAPSLPKIYNDAIEGVQIGPETGSCGTAAYTGKRVIVENIETSPLWKNYKEIALRVGLLSCWSEPIKSHTNEIIGTFAIYHHEIASPSEFDIFIISETADLVSIAIEKSIVSTKLTESERRFRDFFEKNSSVMLIIEPNTGEIIDANQTAVQFYGYPHEILIKMKITDINMLPEEEVKQERMRALSEERSYFSFPHKLANEEIKQVEVYSTPIETSNRHLLFSIIHDVTERKIAEEKVKSLLSEKEMILREVHHRIKNNMTILFNLLDLQAKAQENEHISNSLKDATSRIKTMSLLYDKLYSGKAVHELRLDEYLIPLSQEIISLFPYQVKLETDVISIQLTSEQLQAVGIITNELLTNSLKYARDPSKELEIQIKVWKEEDNYHLFIKDNGKGFDTQMSNSENLGFGLTLVNMLTTQLSGKLKFQGNAGAEYNIVFPINRTRH